The nucleotide window TGAAGAAGTACCAGGCCATTGCCGTTGTCCTCAGGTCGCCAGGAAGGACCTCGATCTCGTTTTCAACGGTGCCATAGATCAGAGCAAGAGGGATCGTGTCGAGCGCTGCTGCTAGCAGCAGGCACTCGACTAGCGATACAGATTTTTTCTTCCCGGTTTCAAGAGCGGTGATTTTGTCGCGGCTGATGGGGGGCCTAGAGCTGTCGCGCGATCAGCAACCAACCGGCGTTCCTGGGATAGGGGCATGCAGGGTGCGTTGCTAGAACAGGATGCACCTCATGGCCGAGGACAAGTACAGCCTGCAGCGTGAAAACGAGGTCATGCCCCGCTGGATCCGCGCTCACGTGGAATCGATTCTCGATGAGCATGGACTAGATGGTGTGTCTTCTCTATGGCCGATAGCAGTCGACTTGCACCGGGTCATTAGCGACAACCGCAAGTTCTCCCGTGAGGTCCACATCCGACAGATGGAAAAGAACCTAAGCGCGGATATCGCAGCCAATTACACGATCCAGTTAGCGCGCCCACGTAAGTACCGACTGAAAGCCACCGTGGACATGCTGCTCGACGCACTAGGCGTCAAGCACATCAACGCCTGGACGCCAGAGGAGATTGAGAACCTCGACGACAAAGCAGCCAAGACCTACCTGGAGAAGCTGAGCATCCACACAGTGGACATCAGCAATCCAGAGCAACGCAAAGCCGTGGTAGACAAGATCACCGCTGGGGCCGTCACCCATGCAAAAGCAGCCGGTAGACAGGTAGTGCACGACACGGCCAACCTCAACATGGTGAGAGACAGACAGACAGGCAAGATCGTCTCACAACCCGATTTCGATTCCGCGCCGGGTTTGACCAATGAGCAGACCCGACGCATGTACAAGGTCACCGAGGAAGACTTCGACTCCTTTGCAGGACAGGATGGGGGAGTGGTCCTTGGTTGGGCGCGGGTGCTAGTCGGCGAAGATAACTGCGCGTTCTGCGCGATGCTGGCATCTCGTGGGCCGGTGTACAAGCGAGAGACAGTAGTGAAGTCGAAGGATGGTCGCCGCTATCACCGGCACTGCGACTGCAAGGCCGTGCTTGTTGTGAAGGGGAAGCCGTGGGAAGGCGAGCAAGAATACAAGCGACTGAAGGAACTCTGGGATCGGAGCAATAAGGAACAACCCGGCACCTATGTTGACGGTCGTAATGGTGAGGAAAAGACGGAAGACCAGATTAAGCACTTCATGCGCTTGGTTAGTGAGGAGAATAGGGAGCAACGTCGACAGGAGCTGTGGGAAGCAGCATCCAAAGATTTAAAGAAGGAAATCAAACGCCTAAACGATACCTCTAAGCGAGAGTATGACGACTGGGTAAAAGAAAAGCTTGAAGAAGCAGAAGAATCGATTGCCGCAGCGACAACCGACGAGGAGCGTGCAGCAGCTCGGTTTATTCCACGAGCATTTGTACCGCCGTGGGACATCGATATCCCCGAAGAGAGGCCAGCTGGTACTCAGCATTGGGGTGGTGATTACGCTATTCGCTACCGGCTCGATGTTATGCCGGAGGAGAACATCCGGTTCGAGCAGTCGACCGTCAAGCAGCTAGAGCAACTGGGCTACGTGGATGAGGTTTTGAGCGGGCTAGAGGCGTTGGATGATTATTCGCAGCGCCTTGCTGAGCGCAAGAAGGAGAAACAGATCACCAAGCAGGCCTTCGATAAATGGAAAACCTATGAGGAACCCTTGGTGGCTGAGCTGTTTCGACAAGGTGCACGTGAGATCAAGGTACTGACAGAGAGCAGCAACCTGTCACCAGAGCAAAAACAACGAGTGGCCAGGGAAATAGGCTCTGAGGTTTCTCCGGATCTGATCGTGGATGCTGTAGTAGTCGAGCTGAAGTTCACGACCAGTGCCAGAGGGCGGAAAGTTGCTAACCTTGTGCAAGAGCTGACCCAGCAGTCAGCAGTTGGCTTTGTTTATGCGCCGAACCTGACGTCGAGTGGCTACTATGAGCTGATAAAGGAACTCCGGAACTTGTCTGGGAGAACGCCACGCAAATTGCTGCGCGCGCAAATACTGACGTCCTTCGGTATACTGAATATCTACTGATCGAGGGACCGAAGGAAGGAGTGATGGATGACTAAAGAATCGCATTTTCGGATCGCTGCCAGGATTGAAGATCTGCCGCAGGATGCCCTTTACGACTTGTTGCTACATTGCCCTTTACTCCAGGACTTCAGACGCTATGGGACCGTTTTCCCCTTTCGAACCTACGCTTCTGTCAACGGACACACTGATGTTGAAGTTATGTGTGAGCCGTTTTGGACGGGAGACATCCAGCTAGTTTCTATCCAAGGTCGGCTTGAGCAGTTCTTCGGAGTTCCTGACGAGCAGTATGAAGGTGCGGTTGAAAGGTTCATAACCGATATACACCAGCTGTATCAATGGCTGTGTGAAAAATCGCCGTACGCTTGGGGTCTGATGTCTTACGAGATGGACGGGATTCCTAGCCGTTTTAGGCCCTCCGTAAAATACCCGACGCCGTGGTGGGATTTCTTCTATGATGATGAGCCACTGCTGATTGACCCAAATAAGCCGAATATCGAGGCAGCCTAACGCCCACAGATAACTCCGCCCTATTAGCCCACCCGCTCACCTCGAGCCGGTGGGTTTTCTCATGCCACCACCCTGGTGGCGCCAGTGCTTCATGGTGTAACACGGCCAACACAGCACCCACCCACACCAGTCCTTGCTGCTGGCAGGCACCCCGCCTAGAACGCCCTTTCCTTTCTCCTTGGAGGCGTTCTCGATTCCCCCCTTGCGAACATTAAACGCAGTCTATTATTAAGTGTACGGTTTACCTTATTTCTACAGGTCGTGAAGACCATGTAGAGACCAATTTTCAACCGTCGGACGAATTAGACCAGTTCGTAACGTGTAGGGGTTGAACCCTCAGCAGCTCCACCTGAGGGGAAAGTGTCGAACACTCGCTTTCGAGCGTAGGTTCGCACTTCCCCCGCTCTGTGTCCGCTGGTGAGCGCTTCTTCTAGGTCCTCGAACTCGATGGGCGCTGCACTGTCATGGAAATAGGACGCGATGATGATCTGCTCGCGCCCGATGAATACCTTGTCTACGAAGTACTCGAAGAGCTGGTCGCGGGTCTCGGGTGTGTCAATGGTGGCCTCGGCGAAGCGCTTGTAGAACGCGCCGATAGAGGCTTTGTCCTCGTAGAGCGTGGCCTTCACATGCTCGGCCTGGATCGCTGCGTCAAGCTCATGCTTTTGCTCTTCCTGGGAGCGCATGGCTTCGGCGGTGGTCTCGTTGAAGATGCCTTGGGAGATGGCCTTGACGAAGTTTGCGAGCTTCTTTTCCACGTCTGCGCGCCGAGCTTCCAATGCCTTGAGGATGTCATCTCCACGCCCGTGGGTCTGCTGGTAATGATCGGCTAGATCAACAGCGAGCGAGGCCAGCATCTCAGGGTCTGCGCGGAAAGAGGCGACGATCTCCTCAATCCGTATCTCGATTTCATCCTTGCGAACGGTCTTGGCTGAGCACTTCTTTTTGCGCTGATTGAGGCAGTAGTAGTACCTGTAGGTCGTGCCGGTCTTCGAGGTGCCCGAGACACCCTCCATCGGCCCGCCACAGGTGAGGCAGTACGCCCTGCCTGTGAGCCAGTAGTCGGGTGCGTTCTCGCCTTGAGCAGCGAGCTCTGCTTTGGTTTTCGCCCCGCGACGATTGTTGATTGCGAACCGGCGTTGGACTTCATTAAACGTGAGGTCATCAACGAGGCGAGGCATCCCGTCCTCATGGACGTGCCCTCCATAGGCGTACTCACCAATGTAGGCGCGATTCTTGAGCATCTTGTTGAGATTCTTCGGCGTGAACCTGTATCCGCGCGTTGTACGGATTCCCTGGGCGTTCAGCTGGTTACAGATTTTCTGCATAGACACGCCCGAGGCGTAATCGTGGAAGATCTGCGTGACGATGGGAGCCGTCTCCGGGTCCGAGATGTAGCGCTTGTCCTGGTCCACAGTGAAACCGAAGATCTTGTGGCCGTTGGAGAGTGCTCGCTCGGCGTTATACGCTGGCCTCGTCGGATGTTGGCTGAGAGCTGGAGTGAGTAGTACTCGGCGAACGCATCTGCGACCCCTTCCATAAGCACAGAATCGGGCGAGTAGGTGGGGGAGATCCCTTCGATGTAGTGGACACGCGCTCCGACGGAGCGGATCGCCTGCTTGACGAGGAGCAGCTCGGCGCGGTCGCGAGCAAGGCGGTCGTTCTTCCACACCGCGACGTAGGCAGGCTTGATCTTGGGTAGCTCGCGGAGCATCAACTGATAGCCCGGCCTGTCAGCGTTGGTGCCGGTTTTCCGTCTCCCGCTGTCCCCTCCCGACAGTGAGGAGGCTGCTCGGTGACCACACCCTGCCCCGCGTGAGGGCCGTGCCCTCCACCTCATGAAAATGTACCCCTAGGGGGTATAGATTTGGGGAGTAGCATCACCGTATCCCACCGACCCGTAGGAGCTTTCCCATGATCACCTCCCCGCCCCGCCTCTTGCCGATGGCCTCCCACGGTTGCAGCTGTTGCGGACCTGCCTCACGTGCCGACACCGTCTCCATCCCTGCCGCCAGCGACTCGTCAGCAGGAGGGTCCTCCCCTAGCTACCAGGTCACTGGCCTGACCTGCGGGCACTGCGCGAAAAGCGTGACCCAGGCCCTTCAGGCCCTCCCCCAGGTCGACGACGTCCAGGTTGATCTCGCTGCTGGTGGTGTTTCCACCGTCACGGTCACCGGTGACGTACCTCCGGAGATGGTTCGCCGGGCTATCGAGGCTACCGGCTACACCGTCTTATCCTGATCGATTTTAACCATCATCTCGACCCCGACCGGGTTGAGCGAAAGGAACGTCATGAGAACTCCCCACCATTCCGGCGATCACCATGGTGATCACCCCGCTCAGGAAACAGACCACACCCACCACCCGGATCATGCCAGCCACGAACACCACGCAGATGCCGACACCCACGGCCACGCGATGCCCCACGGCCACCCGCACTCCGTCCTGGACGATGACCACCACGTTCATGGTCACGGCGAACACGCCGGGCACAGCACCGCAATGTTTCGGGAACGCTTCTGGTGGTCGCTGATTCTGTCCATTCCCGTCGTTATTTTCAGCCCCATGGTCGCCCACCTGCTCGGCTACCACCTCCCGGCATTCCCCGGATCCACCTGGATCCCCCCGGTGCTGGGCACGATCATCTTCGTCTACGGCGGAACGCCTTTCCTCAAGGGCGGATGGAACGAACTGAAATCCCGCCAACCCGGGATGATGCTCCTGATCGCCATGGCCATCACCGTGGCGTTTGTCGCCTCCTGGGTCACCACTCTGGGGCTGGGCGGTTTTGACCTGGACTTCTGGTGGGAGCTGTCCCTGCTGGTGACCATCATGCTGCTGGGCCACTGGCTGGAGATGCGTGCTCTCGGGGCCGCGTCCTCCGCGCTTGACGCGCTGGCTGCCCTGCTGCCGGATGAGGCCGAGAAAGTCATCGACGGGACCACCCGCACCGTGGCCATCTCCGAGCTGGTCGTCGACGACGTCGTGCTGGTGAGGGCCGGTGCCCGGGTGCCGGCCGACGGAACCATCGTTGAGGGAGCCGCCGAATTCGATGAGGCGATGATCACCGGTGAATCCCGTCCTGTCTTCCGCGACACCGGTGACAAGGTGGTCGCCGGTACCGTGGCCACCGACAACACCGTCCGCATCCGGGTGGAGGCTACCGGCGGGGACACCGCCCTGGCCGGGATCCAACGCATGGTTGCCGACGCCCAGGAGTCCTCCTCCCGGGCCCAGGCCCTGGCGGATCGGGCGGCGGCGTTGTTGTTCTGGTTCGCGCTGATCTCCGCTCTGATCACCGCGGTGGTGTGGACCATTATCGGCAGCCCGGACGATGCCGTGGTGCGCACGGTCACGGTGCTGGTCATCGCCTGTCCGCACGCCCTGGGCCTGGCGATTCCGCTGGTCATTGCGATCTCCAGCGAGCGGGCCGCGAAATCCGGGGTGCTTATCAAGGACCGGATGGCGCTCGAGCGGATGCGCACCATCGACGTGGTGCTCTTCGACAAAACCGGCACCCTGACCGAGGGGGCGCACGCGGTCACCGGTGTCGCGGCAGCTGTCGGCGTCACCGAGGGCGAGCTGCTGGCCCTGGCCGCCGCCGCGGAGGCCGACAGCGAGCACCCCGTGGCCCGCGCCATCGTGGCGGCCGCGGCCGCCCATCCCGAGGCCTCCCGTCGGCAAATCCGTGCAACTGGTTTCAGCGCCGCCTCCGGCCGGGGGGTCCGGGCCACTGTCGATGGCGCTGAGATCCTCGTGGGCGGGCCGAACATGCTGCGCGAGTTCAACCTCACCACCCCGGCCGAGCTCACCGACACCACCAGCGCCTGGACCGGGCGTGGGGCCGGTGTGCTCCATATTGTCCGCGACGGTCAGATTATCGGTGCGGTGGCCGTCGAGGACAAGATCCGCCCCGAATCCCGCGCCGCTGTGAAAGCCCTGCAGGACCGCGGGGTAAAGGTCGCGATGATCACCGGTGACGCGCAGCAGGTGGCCCATGCGGTTGGCCAGGACCTGGGGATTGATGAGGTCTTCGCCGAGGTCCTGCCCCAGGACAAGGACACCAAGGTCACCCAGTTACAGGAGCGTGGCCTGAGCGTGGCCATGGTCGGCGACGGTGTCAACGACGCCCCCGCTCTGACCCGCGCCGAGGTCGGTATCGCCATCGGGGCCGGCACGGATGTGGCCATGGAATCCGCCGGAGTGGTCCTGGCCAGTGATGACCCGCGTGCAGTGCTGTCGATGATTGAGCTCTCGCAGGCCAGCTACCGCAAGATGATCCAGAACCTCATCTGGGCCTCTGGCTACAACATCCTCGCCGTGCCGCTGGCCGCCGGCGTGCTCGCCTCGATCGGGTTCGTGCTGTCCCCGGCCGTGGGCGCGATCTTGATGTCTGCCTCGACCATCGTGGTGGCGCTTAACGCTCAGCTGCTGCGCCGGATTGATCTGGACCCGGCCCGCCTGGCTCCCACCAGTCCGAAGGAGGAACACACCACGCCTACTCCGCCATCCACCGCAGTCCACTGATCCACCACTTCTCTCCACTGCCCCCATATGACCCTGAAAGGCTCCACCCTGGCGCTGGCCGCCTGCGGTAAGGCCACCGGGTCAGGCAACACCGACGCCACCACCTGGGCCACCAGCACTGCGACGACTACCGCTGAGACGATCGAGACCACCATGGCGACGACTGAGGCGATGGGGAGATCTCCGCCGATTACAACGACGCGGACATCATGTTTGCCCAGATGATGATCCCCCATCACCAGCAGGTCGTGGAGATGAGTGAGGTGCTCCTGGCCAAGGAGGGTATCCCCGCCCAGGTCGTGGAGTTTGCCCAGGGGGTTATTGTGAACTGCGCCCCGAAACTTGGACGCGTTCAATGGTAGCCGTTATGCGGCTTCCTGTAGGGCCTGGTCCCGGTATTGTGCCGGGGTCAGGCCCTTGAGCTTTACTTGGCGTCTTACTGTGTTCCAGTGTGTGATGTAGGTGGCGAGGTCGGCGAAGTTGAGGGTGGGGTCGAACATGGTGCCGATTTCCTGGAATGATTGGCTTCCTTCTCCAAAGTTGGTGACAGCGAGGGGTTCGGTGGTGAGGAAGTTGCTCCACCATTCGAATTTGTAGGAGGCGTCGGCGAAGCTTTTCCAGGTTAGTTTGGGCGGAAAGGTCATGCCGTTGCGCATGTCGCGGTGGCGTGAGCCGGCGACGGCGGTGTCGACCGTGACCATGAGGGTGTCGTAGCCACTGTCCTGGGCACGTCTGACTAATTCGTGTGCTTTGTCGCGCTTGTTTTCCACAGGTAGAGCTGAAACCAGCGGCGGCCGTTCGGGGCAGCGGCGGCGACCTCCTCGATGGAGGTGGTCGCCATGGTGGATAGGCTAAAGGGGATGCCTGCGTGTTGTGCCGCGATGGCGCCGGCGCATTCACCTTCGGTGTGCATCATGCGGGTGAATCTGGTAGGCGCGATGGCTAGTGGCATGGCGGATTCTGTGCCGCAGAGGGTGGTGCTGAGGTTGACGTTTTCGACGTCGCGGAGGACTCCGGGTCGGAAGGCGAGGTTGTCGAATACTTCGCGGGAGCGCGCTATGGAGATTTCGCGTTCAGCGCCGCCGTCGACGTAGTCGAAGGGGCCTTTGGGGGTGCGGCGTTTGGCTATTGCGCGGAGGTCCTAGATGTAGGCTGCGTGCTCGAGTCGTCGGGTGCGCGGGTCGCCCAGGGGCAGGTCAAGCTGGAGGAAGTCTTTGAGCATCTGTGGGTCCGGTAGCCTGCGTTCGATGGGGACGAGGTGTGTGCGGCGGTTGCTCAACGTGTTAAGTGCTTTGTTGCTGAGTGTGCGGAGCGTATCGGTGGGTTCCATGGGCTGTTCGGATCGGTAGTTTCGTAATTCTTTAGATGGATAAATTTTTCTAATGTTTCAGTGCAGAAGAGTGCAAACGATGTAATGGGAATAACATAAGCCGCACGGTGTGATGGGTCCGTGCGGCTTATTTTCCCTGCTCTATGACCTTTTCGGCTGTCCGGTGGGGGATCGTGCAGGGGGTAATGGTGGTTAGTGTTCTTGTGCGCTGATTGAGGTGTCGGTGCCGGTTTTGTAGATGTTGGCGTCCGTGGTGGGGGTTTCTTCGGCGGTGCCGCCGTTTTCGGGAACGCGTTTGGTTCCGAAGAACAGCAGGTTGAGGGTGATGGCGGTGAATGCCGCGGTGGTGATGCCGGAGTTGAACACGGTGCCGAACCATGTGGGGAATTGCGAGAACAAGCTGTTGTCCATGACGGGCAGCAGGCCCATGGTCAGGGAGACTGCGATGATCAGCACAGACTTTTCGTTCATGTGCACTTTGGTCAGTGTTCTAATTCCTGACGCCGCGATCATTCCGAATAGTGCGCCGGTTGCGCCGCCAAGCACGGGGGTGGGGATGGCGGCGATGATGGCGCCGAGTTTGGGGATGAGGCCGAGAACGATGAGGATGACGCCGGCTCCGGCGACGACGTAGCGTGAGCGCACGCGGCTCATGGCTAGCAGGCCGATGTTCTGGGCGAATGCGGTATAGGGGAATGTGTTGAATACGCCGCCGAGCATGGTGGAGAGTCCGTCGGCGCGTAGGCCGTCGGCGATTTGTCGAGGGGTGGCGTTCTTGCCGACGATTTCGCCGGCGGCGAGGAAGTCACCGGTGGCTTCGACGAGTGTGACGAGGCCGACGAGGATGAGTGCGATGACTGCGGAGATAGGGAATTCGGGGGTTCCGAAGTGGAACGGGGTGGCTACGCCGATCCATCGTTCGTCGGATACTCCGGAGAGGTCGACTTTGCCGAAGAATGCGGCGGCGATGGTACCAACTGCGAGGCCGATGAGGACGGATGCGCGGGCGATGGCGACGTGGGCGAAGCGTTCGACAAGTAGGACAACGATGAGGGTGAAGATGCCGAGGCTGACGTTGGTGATGCTGCCGGCGTCTTCGGCGTGACCACCGGCGATGTTGGTGGCGGCCACGGGGATGAGGGAGAGGCCGACGCAGGTGATGAATGATCCTGTGACTAGTGGTGGGAACATCCATAGGATGCGGGCGAATATGGGTGCCATGAGGAACATGAATAGGCCACAGGCGAGGACAGAGCCGTAGATCGCTGCGGGGCCGTAGTTGGTGCCGATGATGATCATCGGAGGCACGGCGGTAAAGGTGCAGCCTTGGACGATGGGCAGGCGGGCGCCGAGACAGAGGAAGCCGACGCACTGGAGGAAGGTTGCGATGCCTGCGACGAGGAGGTCTGCCGTAATCAAATAAGGCAGGTCAGATGGTTTCATCTGACCTGCCTGAATCATTGCGCCGCCGAGGACGAGCGGGACGGCGACTGCCCCTGCGTACATGGCGAGCACGTGTTGAAACGCTAGGGGGACAAGCCGCTTCATCGGTGGGATTTGATCGACCGGGTGGACGGCTGTACTGCTTGTGGCCTGGATGGTGGCCGTGTTTGGTGCGATGGAAGAATTCACCAGGCTTTTATATCACCGCGCAACCTGATGGCCTAACTGTTCGGGGGGCATCGGAGGTGGTGGCTAGTCTTCTTCCTCGTCTTCGGGGAGCATGCTGGCCAGTGCCTGGGTGGAGGGACAGACGTACCAAGCCCCGGAGATGGCGTCGGTGAAGCGGGTGAGCATGTCGCGGGGCCCGTTGACTCCGGCCATTTGACGGAGCATTTCTTCTAGGCGCCATTGGTCGAAGCTGAATCCGACAAATGCGGTTCCATGGCGTCGTACGTCTCCGTATGCGCAGTTGCGTCGGTAGACGTCGAGTTCTTCGCCATCTACTTCGACGACGGTGCGGGCGACGTGGGAGGAGTCCGGTTTGGTTTCGTCGTCGAGTTCTACGCTGTCGGCTTTGGTGCGGCCGATGATGTCTTCTTGATCTTCGGTGCTGAGGCCGTACCAGTTGTTCGCGCGGTGGTTCCACAGTTGGTAGAGGAGTACGGAGGATCCTGCGCCGGGTTGACCATTGGGGATTGCGACGATACCGGGGGCTTCGAGTGCGCCCGGGTTTTCGGTGCCGTCTTCGAAGCCGGTGAGGTCGCGGTTGAATTCGTAGACCCAGCCGGTGGTTTCGCTGCTGAGTTTCCAATTGTCGGCGAGTTGTTTGGTGATGTGTTGGGCGACGTTGAAGGTTTGGCTGCGGGATGCGGATGCGACCCAGATCCAGGCATCTTTTTGGGTGGCGGGCATTTGGTAGCCGTCTTCGCCTCGGATGGGGGCGTTGAAGTCGTGTACGCCTTCGGGGACGTCGTTGGGGTTGGCGACTTGTGCCCAGAGGCTGGGGCGTACGCCGACGACGACGTTTGCGCCGACTGTGGTGGGAAGGTTGATGGCATCAGCGAGTGCTGTGACGGCTGTGCGTGCAGCTTCAGCACTGTTGTCGACCAGGTTCAGTTCGATGAAGGCATGGTCGGTGGTGCCGAGTGCTGTGATGCCGGCTTGGTGGGTGTGAATTTGGAGTGCGTTGGTGTTGTCGGTGCTCATGGTTTCCATTTCTACTGCAGTTGGGTGTGGTTTGTGCATTGGGTGTACCTAATTTTTAGCTAATATTTAGGGTTCTCTTGGGAGGCGGCACCCCCGGAATAGGCCGAAAGCACGTGTTAGTTTCCATTCTGGATTGTTTAGGTCGTTAGCATTGGGGACACCTTCTTAGATTGGGAGGGCTGATTTCTCAGGAGTTGATCAGATATGCCTTCACGTTCCGAGGACCGTTCCTCTATGGATTTCCGTGATGACGTCGCGTCGGCTGGGGTTTCGACGTGGGTTTCGGCTGAGCGTGATGGCTTTGAGTCTTCTTTTCCGATCGGTGTTTTCCCGCAGTTGAAGGGGGTTATTGAGCTCAATACTGATCCCGTCTCTTTGTCTATTTTGAATGCTGCGCGGGAGTTAGTGATTGAAAATGGGCTTAGTAAGACCCGCATGACGTCTATTGCGAAGCTGGCGGGGGTTAGTAGGCCGACGTTGTATTCGCGTTATTCCAATGTGCGAGATGTGACGACGACATTGTTGACGCATGAGGTCGTTAACGTTTTGATGTTGGTGGATAGTTTGCCGCGCAATGTTGATGAGGTCGCTTCGTATTTGACGGAGTGTACGGATGCAGTCCGTACAAGTGATTTGATGCGCTCTATTGTGCGTAACGACTCGGATTTGCTTAATAGTTATGTGTTTGACCGTCTGGGGCATTCTCAGCGAATTTTGCAGCAGTATCTTGCTCTGATTATCGGTCATGTTCAGGCGGTTGATGAGGGCGGCAGTGTCGCGATGCGTTCCGGTGATCCTCGGGTCATCGCAACCGTGCTGATGAATATCGCTCAGTCTTTTTCTTTCTCTTATGGTGTTCTCCATGACTCGTTTGGTTCTGTGGATACCTGGCGAGAGGAACTTAACGCCTTGGTGAAGGGCTATTTGCGGGCTTAATCACCTGCATGATGGTCCGCCCCGCGTGCACAGGTCGGAAAGGGGTGAAGTGAAGCTTTAATGTTGGCCCGCATGTATGTCGAAAAACATCCTTTGAACTGCTGATTTGTGTGTTTGGTGTGGGGTGTGTAAATTTATCGGGGTCGCTACGGCAGCTGGTTGCACGGTTTTGTGCGGTTTGGTGGTTGTGGTGGTGTTGTTTGAGAACTCAATAGTGTGCCAATGTACTTTTTTTAAGTGTTTTTTTCATGCGCCATGGCATTTTTCTGTCACTGTGTGGTGGTTGTGTTGTGGTGTTTGTTGTTTGTGTGTACCAGCAGCTTGCGCTTGCACGTGTGTGTTTGTGTGGTTGGCTGTGTAAATATGAACTGTTTTGGTTGTGGTGGTTTTTCCTCGTCGGATGCGCCATGATCGTGTTTTTTGCCAGTTTTTACTGGTTGCTAGGTTTTGGCTCTGTCATTTTTTTGATGCTTTTGGGCTGATTTTTTATGGAGAGTTTGATCCTGGCTCAGGACGAACGCTGGCGGCGTGCTTAACACATGCAAGTCGAACGGAAAGGCCTAAGCTTGCTTGGGTACTCGAGTGGCGAACGGGTGAGTAACACGTGAGTGATCTGCCCTCAACTTCGGGATAAGCCTGGGAAACTGGGTCTAATACTGGATAGGACCATCCTTTAGTGTGTGATGGTGGAAAGTTTTTTCGGTTGGGGATGAGCTCGCGGCCTATCAGCTTGTTGGTGGGGTAATGGCCTACCAAGGCGTCGACGGGTAGCCGGCCTGAGAGGGTGTACGGCCACATTGGGACTGAGACACGGCCCAGACTCCTACGGGAGGCAGCAGTGGGGAATATTGCACAATGGGCGGAAGCCTGATGCAGCGACGCCGCGTGAGGGATGACGGCCTTCGGGTTGTAAACCTCTTTCGACAGGGACGAAGCTTTTGTGACGGTACCTGTATAAGAAGCACCGGCTAACTACGTGCCAGCAGCCGCGGTAATACGTAGGGTGCGAGCGTTGTCCGGAATTACTGGGCGTAAAGAGCTCGTAGGTGGTTTGTCGCGTCGTCTGTGAAATTCCGGGGCTTA belongs to Corynebacterium argentoratense DSM 44202 and includes:
- a CDS encoding VG15 protein; this translates as MAEDKYSLQRENEVMPRWIRAHVESILDEHGLDGVSSLWPIAVDLHRVISDNRKFSREVHIRQMEKNLSADIAANYTIQLARPRKYRLKATVDMLLDALGVKHINAWTPEEIENLDDKAAKTYLEKLSIHTVDISNPEQRKAVVDKITAGAVTHAKAAGRQVVHDTANLNMVRDRQTGKIVSQPDFDSAPGLTNEQTRRMYKVTEEDFDSFAGQDGGVVLGWARVLVGEDNCAFCAMLASRGPVYKRETVVKSKDGRRYHRHCDCKAVLVVKGKPWEGEQEYKRLKELWDRSNKEQPGTYVDGRNGEEKTEDQIKHFMRLVSEENREQRRQELWEAASKDLKKEIKRLNDTSKREYDDWVKEKLEEAEESIAAATTDEERAAARFIPRAFVPPWDIDIPEERPAGTQHWGGDYAIRYRLDVMPEENIRFEQSTVKQLEQLGYVDEVLSGLEALDDYSQRLAERKKEKQITKQAFDKWKTYEEPLVAELFRQGAREIKVLTESSNLSPEQKQRVAREIGSEVSPDLIVDAVVVELKFTTSARGRKVANLVQELTQQSAVGFVYAPNLTSSGYYELIKELRNLSGRTPRKLLRAQILTSFGILNIY
- a CDS encoding recombinase family protein, whose amino-acid sequence is MDQDKRYISDPETAPIVTQIFHDYASGVSMQKICNQLNAQGIRTTRGYRFTPKNLNKMLKNRAYIGEYAYGGHVHEDGMPRLVDDLTFNEVQRRFAINNRRGAKTKAELAAQGENAPDYWLTGRAYCLTCGGPMEGVSGTSKTGTTYRYYYCLNQRKKKCSAKTVRKDEIEIRIEEIVASFRADPEMLASLAVDLADHYQQTHGRGDDILKALEARRADVEKKLANFVKAISQGIFNETTAEAMRSQEEQKHELDAAIQAEHVKATLYEDKASIGAFYKRFAEATIDTPETRDQLFEYFVDKVFIGREQIIIASYFHDSAAPIEFEDLEEALTSGHRAGEVRTYARKRVFDTFPSGGAAEGSTPTRYELV
- a CDS encoding recombinase family protein, which encodes MRWRARPSRGAGCGHRAASSLSGGDSGRRKTGTNADRPGYQLMLRELPKIKPAYVAVWKNDRLARDRAELLLVKQAIRSVGARVHYIEGISPTYSPDSVLMEGVADAFAEYYSLQLSANIRRGQRITPSEHSPTATRSSVSLWTRTSATSRTRRRLPSSRRSSTITPRACLCRKSVTS
- a CDS encoding heavy-metal-associated domain-containing protein, translated to MITSPPRLLPMASHGCSCCGPASRADTVSIPAASDSSAGGSSPSYQVTGLTCGHCAKSVTQALQALPQVDDVQVDLAAGGVSTVTVTGDVPPEMVRRAIEATGYTVLS
- a CDS encoding copper-translocating P-type ATPase; translation: MFRERFWWSLILSIPVVIFSPMVAHLLGYHLPAFPGSTWIPPVLGTIIFVYGGTPFLKGGWNELKSRQPGMMLLIAMAITVAFVASWVTTLGLGGFDLDFWWELSLLVTIMLLGHWLEMRALGAASSALDALAALLPDEAEKVIDGTTRTVAISELVVDDVVLVRAGARVPADGTIVEGAAEFDEAMITGESRPVFRDTGDKVVAGTVATDNTVRIRVEATGGDTALAGIQRMVADAQESSSRAQALADRAAALLFWFALISALITAVVWTIIGSPDDAVVRTVTVLVIACPHALGLAIPLVIAISSERAAKSGVLIKDRMALERMRTIDVVLFDKTGTLTEGAHAVTGVAAAVGVTEGELLALAAAAEADSEHPVARAIVAAAAAHPEASRRQIRATGFSAASGRGVRATVDGAEILVGGPNMLREFNLTTPAELTDTTSAWTGRGAGVLHIVRDGQIIGAVAVEDKIRPESRAAVKALQDRGVKVAMITGDAQQVAHAVGQDLGIDEVFAEVLPQDKDTKVTQLQERGLSVAMVGDGVNDAPALTRAEVGIAIGAGTDVAMESAGVVLASDDPRAVLSMIELSQASYRKMIQNLIWASGYNILAVPLAAGVLASIGFVLSPAVGAILMSASTIVVALNAQLLRRIDLDPARLAPTSPKEEHTTPTPPSTAVH
- a CDS encoding DUF305 domain-containing protein codes for the protein MMIPHHQQVVEMSEVLLAKEGIPAQVVEFAQGVIVNCAPKLGRVQW
- a CDS encoding alpha-hydroxy-acid oxidizing protein; the protein is MENKRDKAHELVRRAQDSGYDTLMVTVDTAVAGSRHRDMRNGMTFPPKLTWKSFADASYKFEWWSNFLTTEPLAVTNFGEGSQSFQEIGTMFDPTLNFADLATYITHWNTVRRQVKLKGLTPAQYRDQALQEAA
- a CDS encoding alpha-hydroxy acid oxidase: MAKRRTPKGPFDYVDGGAEREISIARSREVFDNLAFRPGVLRDVENVNLSTTLCGTESAMPLAIAPTRFTRMMHTEGECAGAIAAQHAGIPFSLSTMATTSIEEVAAAAPNGRRWFQLYLWKTSATKHTN